The Triticum aestivum cultivar Chinese Spring chromosome 5A, IWGSC CS RefSeq v2.1, whole genome shotgun sequence genomic sequence ACCTTTTATACCAATTATTAGTGTTTCTCATATTCCACAAAAATGTTGCCACACTTTATACCTTCCACTTGATCTGATCTCAACAAGTGCCTTTATCTACTGATTGTGCGCCTCTGTCTGACTAGGGTATACAATGAGAATATGCTTCTTTTTGCCGTTTCGAATAACTGATGTCATAAACAGAATATCACCTTATACAAATTCCACCTAATGAAAATCAAGAAAACCAACCAATGGCAATCAGTTGTTCCTCCTTTATTAATAGCCTGTTCTAACCGCAAATTATTAGTGTTTCTCATATTCCACAAGCTGTTGCCACACTTTATGCCTTCCACTTTCTTGATCTGACCTGACCATGAGAATAAACCTTTTTTTTGATGTTTCAAATAACTGATGTCATAAATAGAATATCACCTGATAGGAGTATAATCCAATATAGTGAAGATTTTAAAAAAATCAATGCCAATCAGATGCTCCTGCTGTATTAATAGTCTGTTATGATCGGGAATATGAGGTGCTACATATCTTCTCGATTTGTACCATCTTGTGAGCATAAGCTTTCTATTACTTATGGGATCTTGCGTATGCCATGATAGAGTGAGAGAGCACTATCCATTTGCACCAGGTAGTCTATTTAGTGGCTTTGTACACTAATCACCACAGATGACATCCAGTTGGTGTGGACTTGGCTCCTCGCCCAAATCAGCAGTTATTGTTCTTTCGCCGTTTCAAAACATGTATTTTAAACCATTTTCATCTATATAGTTTGGATAGACAAACCAAATGAGTCAACTAGGAGTGAGGACTTCACTTTTCCACAACGACCTTGTCATGCCAAAGAGAAAAACTCAGTGCTCTCCGTGTTTTATTTGTTTTAACCCTGATTGGCCTAATAATGTCTAAATCAGCCTACAGTTCTTATTGTTGTACATCCTGATGGAAAACTGTAGCCATGCTGTGATTCCTCCGTGGACCATAGATTCTTAAAGTTACTGTGCTATTTTTGTCTACATTTCAAGGTGCAGCTTTTATCTTCATATTTCACTGGATTCTAAAGCTGCTGTATAGCACTTTATTTTAGTAAATTCTGTTCAAGCTCCATATCAGTGGTCTTGATATCTGAATATGGGAATTTTTGTTTTACTTGTGTTCATTATTTTGATAATTGACTTTGGGGATATTTTGTTCTAGCTCTGTAGTGATGATTTTGATAAGTATTCACCATTAGTGTGAGGATTAGTTCTCTTGCCACTGTTTCTCTTTGCTAGCAAGGATCTTTGCATGAAAAGTAACAGTGCAGAACAGAGTCCATGGTTCGTAGGTCACCTTTTCTAAGGACTATTTGCTAGTGAAGAGGATAATTGTGTCTAGTCATCTTTTTTATATGTGTAGGGCCACTTTATGAAGCTGCTATATGCTTTTTCATTTATTATGTGACAAGAATAAAAATGACATTTTTCCATAGTTACATGTACATGCAATATCTGGAATGTGCTTCTGACTTGTGATACTGCTAGAAATCAAGAGTTTTGTGGTCCCCAACTATTATTCATAGTGACAAGAAAGGAAGCTGTTTCCTATGGTCTTTTAGTTGTTGTCACTCGTATCTGTCACTGGGAATACAAAAGAACCTAAGCCTGAATTTCCGATCATTTGTATTTCAGGTTGATTAGAGAAGCTCATAAGAAAGGCGCAAACATTGTCCTCATTCAGGTAAACCCATATATATGGTAAATAAATGTGACGTTCATTGACGAGTGACAAAATTTACGCTTGCAATATTTCTTTCAAGACATGCATGGCAGACATATGAATTCAGATGTATATTCTTCCTTTAGTTTCACAGTAAAACGAGTACAATAAGACATATTTAATTTTCCACTTACATTTGTTAAATTCTGTAGGAGCTATTTGAGGGGCACTATTTCTGTCAAGCTCAAAGGATGGATTTCTTTGGGCGTGCCAAGCCTTATAAAGAGAACCCGACTATAATGAGGTAGGGTAGCTTGTTGTGCTTGAAGCATGTGGActgctggctagtgatattttcagTCAAGTGTCTGTAATATTTATACATTCACTTCGTTTTTCATTGTCCATAGAATGCAAAAACTTGCAAAGGAGTTGGATGTTGTAATACCTGTAAGTTTCTTTGAAGAAGCGGGCAATGCTCATTACAATTCCGTGGCCATTATTGATGCTGATGGCACCGATCTTGGCCTATACCGCAAATCACACATTCCAGATGGACCAGGTATGACTTTACAGTAGTGTTCACCTAATACAGTATAAATCCTAAGTGCACTATCTTATCTAGATAAGCGCTTTCTTTTGTCAGGTTATCAAGAGAAATTTTATTTCAACCCGGGTGACACTGGATTCAAGGTAAACATTATTCAGTATCTGTATAAGATACCAGTTTTGGTTAAACAAGATCTACATATTGTAGCTGTAGCTATCATTGTTATTGTTAGGAACTTTCTTAGTAAGACCACCTTTTGTTGATGCAGGCTTTCAAAACCAAGTATGCAACAATTGGTGTTGGTAAGTTATTTTTATTTGCACTGATaccatttatttatttaattttgtcACAGTAGCTCTGTTAATGATCAGCGTGACCAATTAGCAAATTTGCAGCTTTGCTTATCATTACTGACCCTGTCATCCATGCCTTGGTAGGAATTTGCTGGGATCAGTGGTTTCCAGAGACCGCAAGGGCTATGGTGCTACAGGGGGCGGAAATATTGTTCTATCCCACTGCTATTGGTTCTGAACCCCAGGATATGAACCTGGATTCCCGTGAACACTGGAAGCGTGTCATGCAAGGCCACGCCGGCGCTAACTTGGTACTGTTAGCTGTTCTGTTTAATGTCCTTAAATGGACCCGTATCTTCTTTCACGAGTCTAGAAGACATCTCTTCTATTTCTAAATGTTTCTACCAGTTGGTTCAAGAGTTCTCACGGTTTCGTGATTCACCTTAATGTGCCCAACAGGTTCCTCTTGTTGCTTCTAACCGGATAGGTAAGGAAACTGTTGAGACTGAGCATGGCAACAGCACCATAAAGTTCTATGGGAACTCATTCATCGCAGGTAATCCAGCTTCTGTCTGTATTTTAAAATTACAGAGGAAGGCGCGTCAATAAAAGCATGATTGATATGATCATTTCATACGACAACTCTGTGTGTGTGCAGGGCCAACTGGAGAAATCGTGAAGCTTGCAAATGACAAAGACGAGGAGGTGCTCGTCGCGGAGTTTGACTTGGACGAGATCAAATCTACGAGGCACGGCTGGGGTATATTCAGGGACAGGCGTCCTGATCTATACAAAGTGCTACTGACGTTGGATGGCAAGACATCATCATCCTAGGTTCCACTTTTATGAAGAGGACATGAGCTCCACAATGCTCTATCTTGGGAAAACACGGGGTCCACGAACCAAATGGTAGATCGTTTGTAAGTCTAGCTTCTCCCTGCAAAAAGAATGATTTGCCTCTGTGCAAGGTATCCCTGtgtttcccccgcaaaaaaaaaggtaTCCCTGTGTTTGCAACTTGGTGATTTTCCGCCAATAGAGCATTAATAAAATACTGTCATGTAAGAGAATATTTGTTCCTACAGTTATGGACATGAGGGATCAAAGCAATATAATAATGATGCATAGCATTTGTTGGAACATTTTGGTGATACTCCTGCAGTTATTGATTTTAGTTACTGAAATCAATAGGTGGATCATAATTTGCAGAATCAGCATCTTTGACGATAATAACTCAAAACTTATATTAAACCAAGACCCTCTTCGGTTGTGTTGGTTCTTCTCTTTTGACTGTTATATTGCAATCTGCTCTGCTAGTTGTTGCATTCCTGCTCATCGGCAAGATGATGTTGTTCCTCGGGCTCCGTGGGCAAAGTGGAGCAGCTCCCGCGATGGTATCCTCGCCTCCCGCAGCACCAGCCAGCCGCCCCCGCGCTGCGCCGATCACTGATATGGGCGGCGGGAACACCCTTTTCCTTGCCGGTATCGGTGTCTTCTCCTGGTCGTCAGAGTGCTGCTcggttttccgttaattaactgggcaattctcttcttagttaatcgatgaggcaaagcttttgcctttgtttcaaaaaaaaaatgttgTTGTTGCTCCCTTGTGCAGTCTTCAATGTCGTCGACCAGGCGTCGAGGTCACCTGAGCTCTCCAAGCCGAGGCCCTCGATGCAGAGGCCAAGGTGGCGGtggcagaggaggaggtggtggtggggcaGGTGGCGGAGCGATGACCGTTGAACTTGAGCATTGTCTGACgatagtcctggccatgggcagcccggcctgGTCGGCCCGACCCGGCCTTGTccatgggccgggctcgggcctaggttttgagcccgatggccgggccgggcccgtCATTTTTGCCGTTTAAGGAAAAGGCCCGGCTCGTGGCCCGAGGCCCTTTTAGCATGATGGGCTGAGCTCGGGCCCGGTTTTTAGGCCTGACAGTCGGGCCAGGCTGGGCTCGGGCCTGGTTTTTTTGCGTCGGGCTTTGGTTGGTCCGGCCCGAGAGATGGCCAGGTATAGCTGACGGCAAGACGTTTGGTTTCCGTAGATTGTTTCTGTAAGCGTATCATTTTCGTTCTACAAGGGGCTAGACGAGCAAATAAGTTTTTCGCGGGGCTATAGATGCACTTAAGTAAGTCGTAAAAGGGGCCATTTAGGgatgtacaatggtggcatatggatacatatgtTCCATGATAAAAAGTAATTTGAGGCATCTACATTAATTTTTTCTCTCCAATGCAAACTATCATTAATGGGCCtcattaaaaaatagaaaataaagactctAATACATATGCATTTCTACTTTTCACTCCAACTTTTTTAGCTTTTGTCACCGGACCATAATTTTCTTTTTCAAGCACCTGCCTCCTGAAGAGGATCCCACTTCCCTATCCGAACCTGctttacgtcatatccgatcctacatggcatatgaggcatcaccttgaggctatgcattgtacatgcccttatataGGTGGGGTTGGTTGGTGGAGATATGACGAACGGCGACAATGCCTCGCCTGACGATGAACGGGACGCAGTCGACCGACGTACGACGGGCCCACGGGCAGTGTGTTCCACTTGCACACTTTCTCTGAAGGGaaatttttgtttttgccactctagtttttgccaactttatTTATGCCACTTTATTCTCTGAACGAAATCTCATCCCCAATTCCCCTCCTCCCCACCTCACTGCTTCATCTCATCTCTGAGTTGCCTCTCGGTCTCGGGGCCTCACAAAATCTCCTAGAATGATTGCTACTGCCGGGCGGCGCTTCAGTAATCAGTAGCTGCTGCTAGCAAGACCCGAGCGTAGTAGGTACATCCATTTCTGAGACAAGTAATtccaacggagggagtagtagctagCATGGCGGAAGCTCTGCTTCTGCCGGCGGTACGCATCACGGCCGGCAAGGCGGCCGACGCGCTCGTCCAGGGCGTGGCCGGCATGTGGGGCGTCGACGCCGACCGCCGCAAGCTGGAGCGCCAGCTGCTGGCCGTCCAGTGCAAGCTGGCCGACGCGGAGCTCAAGAGCGGGGTCAACCCGGCCGTCCGGCGGTGGATCAAGGACCTGCGGACCGCCGCCTACCAGGCCGACGACGTCCTCGACGACTTCCACCACGAGGCGCTGCGCCGCGAAGCCCGGATCGGCGAGTCGGCCGCCCGCAAGGTGCTCGGCTATTTCACGCTGCCGCACAACCCGCTTCTGTTCCGTCTCGCAATGAGCTGGAGGCTGAACAGTGTCCTCAAAAAGATCGATCTGCTTGTCGCGGAGATGAACAGTTTCGGCCTGGAGAACCATGCCGAGGCGCCGCATGCTGTTCTTTGCCGGCAGACGCACTCGGCGATCGACGACCCTGCGCAGATCTTCGGCAGAGATCTCGACAAGGAGGCGGTGGTGAACCTGTTGCTCGGCCAGCAAGATCATCAGAAAGTGCAGGTCCTGCCCGTCTTTGGGATGGGTGGTCTGGGCAAGACCACGCTTGCCAAGATGGTGTACAACGACCCCAAGGTCCAGCAACATTTTCAGTTACTCATGTGGCACTGTGCGTCGGACAGCTTCGAGACCGCCGCCCTTGTGAAGTCCATCATCGAGTTGGCTACGAGAGGGAGATGCGACATTCCAGACACAGTCGAGCTGCTGCGAGGGAGGCTTCAGGAGGTCATTGGCTGGAAAAGGTTTCTGCTTGTTCTTGACGATGTCTGGAATGAAGAACAGCGAAAGTGGGAGGATAGCCTGAAATCAGCGTTGTGTTCCGTCGGCGGTTCCGGAAGCGTTATAATCGTCACGACTCGGAGCCCACGAGCAGCGTCTATAATGGGCACGCTTCAAACCCATGAGCTGGCACATCTGAGTGAACAACACTCATGGGAATTGTTCTCAAAGAAAGCATTTAAGGGAAATGTGCGAGAGCAGGCAGAGTTGATGTCGATCGGCAAGCGTATCGTCAGCAAATGCAAGGGGCACCCTCTTGCTCTGAGTGCAATGGGGGGTTTGATGTGTTCAAAAGGACGGGCCTGGGAATGGGAGGCCATTGCAGAAAGCAATATTGGGGATAGTGTTGCAGGCAAACAAGAAATCATATCCATACTCAAATTGAGCTACCAACACTTATCCTCTGAAATGAAGCAATGCTTTGCCTTCTGCGCCGTCTTCTCCAAGAACAGTGAGATGGAAAAAAGCATGTTGATCCAACTATGGATGGCCAATGGGTTTATTCAAGAAGAGGGAATGATGGATTTGGAGCAGAAAGGCGAATTTGTTTTCAACGAGTTGGTTTGGAGATCCTTCCTTCAGGATGTGGAAGTGAAACCATTTGATGGCCCAGCTTCAAGGCATGGTTTGGTTGGATGTGGGATGCATGATTTAATGCATGACCTAGCAAAACATGTTACGGGTGAATGCGCAACTATGCAAGAGTTGATTCAGAAGAAAGCATATGTAGAAGATGTCTTTCACATGAAAATATCATCGGATGAATTGGAACAAAGCAACGGATTACTGAAAAATAAGGAATCTCTCCGAACTCTGTTAGCACCGTCATCATCACATAAGGATCTCAGCAAGTTAAGGCTGACGTCGTTAAGAGCATTATGTTGTCGTGGCCTTCATATCCGTCAACCCATAAAGACAAAGCATTTGCGATATCTTGACCTGTCTCACTCTGAAATTGTTACATTGCCAGATTCGGTATGCATGTTGTACAACTTACAGTCGCTGAGGCTCAATCATTGCCACAAGCTCCGATATTTACCTGAAGGCATCAGAAGCATGAAAAAACTTCACCATCTCTATCTTTTTGAGTGTGATAAACTGGAGCGGATGCCCCCAAAGATTAGTCAACTAAGCAACCTGCACACCCTAACATCGTTTGTTGTGGGCACTGGAGATGGTTgtggaattgatcaactcaaagatctAAAATACCTTAGCCACCGGTTGGAACTATACAATTTGATAAAAATAGAGAGTGTGGTGGATGCAAAAGAAGCCAAACTCtatcagaaaaaaaatctaactgaACTGTCGCTATGCTGGGGTCGTCGAAAATATCACGGGCCTCAAGATGATGTTGGTAACATGGAACAAGTATTGGAGGCTCTTGCACCTCATAGTGAGATCAAAGTATTGGAGATACATGGTTATGGTGGCACTAAATTCTCATCATGGATGATGCACTCTCAGATGTGCCAGTGCCTAAGAAAACTCATAATCTTCAACTGCCCAAAATGCAAACATCTCCCATCCGCACCGCTGTTGGTCTCCCTCGAGTATTTGTCCTTAGGTTACATGGATAGCCTGACCATGATATGCAAGGAGACTGATGTGGAGGTTGAAGGATGCAATGCATCTCGTCAGATCTTCCCAAAGCTAAAAAGAATGTTCTTAGAAAACTTACCAGAGTTGGAGAGATGGACAGAAAACAGTACTGCAGGGGAACCTCCTCATAGCTTGGTGATGTTTCCTCTGCTTGAAGAGCTAAGTATGTATGCCTGTCCGAAGGTTGCAAGTGTTCCGAGCAGCCCAGTTATAGAGAAGCTGCGGATAATGGAATGTTACAGCCTTCCAATCAGCTCAATCGCTCATCTGACAACGCTCTCTGAGCTTGAGTTTGGTGGAGAATTAATTCGTTCTGCAAGCATGCCTTTGGGCTCTTGGCTATCCCTCGTGAAATTAAGTGTTAGCTCACTGGGTGATATGATGCTGCCTCCAGGGGACCAGCAAAGCCATAGGCCCTTGGAAACCCTTCGGAGTATGTGGCTATCCGGTCCCAATTGCTTTGAAACGACATCCACTTTGTCAAAATCGCACCTGCTGAGGCTCTGGGAGTGCTTTGCCTTTGTTGAAGAATTGTGCATTTCTGGGTGCGACGAACTTGTCCACTGGCCGACGGAGGAGCTCCGGAACCTGGCTCGTCTCCGTTTTCTGCGCATTAGCTTCTGTGTTAAGCTCAAGGGGAAGGGCTCGCCGTCTGATGAAATCCTTCCGCCGCCCCAGCTGGAGATGTTAAGCATTCACAACTGTAGCAGCTTACGGTATATTCCCGAGGTGGCTGCATCCCTTGATGAATTAGTGATAGGAGAATGCACGTGTTTGATCGCGCTGCCTTCAAATCTATCCAAGCTGAGGGTGCTCCGGATTCAGGGCTGCAGTGGCTTGAAAACTTTGCCAGATGGCCTCACCTCTCTTGAGCAGCTGACAATCGAGAGGTGTACAGGGATAGAAAAATTCCCGCAGGACCTCCTCCAACGGCTCCCAGCACTCAAGTCCTTGAAGATAGTTGGTTGCCCCAACTTGCAAAGACATTGCAGACAAGGTGGGGAGTATTTCCACTTGATTTCCTCTATTCCACATAAGGACATTCCAGCAGCAGAAACTGAGTCTGGCAGGATGAACCAGACGTTTTTAAAGAGGTTAATGCCCTCCTGCTGACTCTCAGGTCTCAACTGAGGTGCGTTTGCTCTCTTCTGTTATCTACACTCTTTTGTGCTTCCTTGTGTGTACTTGATTCAATGATTTGTGAATACCTGGAGCTTATTGTTTGTTCTACTTCTGCAGCAGTGTAGGATGAATGCGGTGTTGTGGTTTCATGAAGAAAGGAGCTAAGAGCCAAAGACCGACCTTGTCATCCATGCCTTGGTAGTAATTTGGTTTCCAGAGACTGCAAGCAGGGGGCAGAGATATTGTCCTATCCCACTGCTATTGGCTCTGAACCCCAGGATATGAACCTGGATTCCCGTGAACACTGGCGCTAACTTGGTACTGTTATTTGTTTCGTTGTATTTCTGTAATATTTATTCTATTTCTAAAAGGTTCTACCAGTTGGCTCAACAGTTTAGTGAGTCACCTTTAAGTATGCCCAACAGGTTTCCCTTGTTGCTTCTCACCGGATAGGAAGGGAAACTGTTGAGAGACTGAGCATGGCAAAGGCACTATAAAGTTCTATGGGAATTCGTTCATCGCAGGTAATCCAGCTTGAGTGTGTACTCTTAAATTAAAGAGGAAGGTGCAACAATAGAAGCATGATTGATATGTCTGTGCATATGCAGGGCCAACTGAAGAGATCATCAAGCTTGCAAATGACGAAGACGAGGAGGTGCTTGCAGCAGAGTTCGACTTGGACGAGGTCAATTCCTGATCTATACAGCGTGCTGTTGGGGTATATTCAGGGACATGCGTCCTGATCTATACAAAAGTGCTGTTGACGTTGGATGGCAAGACATCATCATCCTGGGTCCCACTTGTATGAGAAGGACATGAGCTCCAAAATACCGGGAAAACAGAGGGTCCAGGAATAATACATGTGCCGCACCAAATGTTGAGGTATCTCTGTGTTTGCAGCTTGGTGGCTTTCCACCAATATAGCATCAACAAAATGCTGCAATGTAACCATGTGACCAGAAACAAAATGTTCGAAACATGAAGGATAATAATGCATCACTGCTTCACAGTTGTTGAAACATTTTTTACTATACTCCTACAGTTAGTGTTTTTAATCACTTGCTTAAAATGAAGAGGTGGATGATAATTGGCAGAATCAGCATCTTTGACCCCCAAGATACCCTTTGCTTTGGCTGTAATGTAAACCTGTCAACCAACTGTCACATGTGTTGTAGTATTCCTTTTTCATCAAACCAAGTCCAGGCAGGCAGGGTTCTTGTGAGCCTAGAGTGCTTTGCAGCCTGTACTGTATACACGCTCATCCTTAGCTGTGGAGCATCATTGCGACTATGTCGAGGACAAACGCGTCTTTCTTTTGTTGATTCTTGTACCTGAATCCTTGACCCGTGCATCTGCTTCTTTCGACAGACAGAAGACAGAGGAGGAAGTAGCAGTAGATCGACGATGGATGCAAAGACTGACCAATTTTGTTGCAATATTTACATCTCTTTGGAAGGACACTGCCATGGCCATGGCACTCTTAGAACTCTTTGACGATATAATAACTCATACTTATTAAACCGAGAAAACCAAAACCCTGTTATGTTCTGTTGGCTCTTCTCTTTTGACTGTCATATTGCAGTCTGCTGGTTTGTTGCATTCCTCCTCCTGATCACCATCAGCTAGATGGTGTTGTTTTCTTCCtctggctccggctccggctccggctccgggtgTGCAAAGTGGAGCTTGAGGCGGCCGTCCTCCCGGCAGGCGTGGAGCAGCTCCCGCGACGGtatcctcacctcccgcagcaccAGCCGGCCGCCCCCGCGCTGCGCCCTCAGGTACTGCCACGGCTTCCCGGCCGCGCCGATCACCGATATCGGCGGCGGGAACACCCTTTTCCTCGCCGGCATCAGCGCCCCTAGCTCCTGGTCGCCCTGCTTGCAGTCTTGAATGTCGTCGTCGGCCACGATGTCGCCGAGGTCGAGGTCGCCCGAGCTCTCGGAGCTCTCCGAGCCGAGGCCCTCGGTGCAGAGGCCGGGGTGGCGAGACGCTGCCGCCTTGGAGCTGGCGTGGCCCGAATGGAGATGGaaagaaggaggcggcggcggtggcggaggaggaggtggaggcatgACGAGGCCGTGGATGATGGGATAGTGGTCGTGGATGACGGGACGGTGGTGGCCACCGTCGTCGAACGGGCCCATcgcctgcgccggcgccggcggcaccaggccGCCGTCGTAGCCGTGGGCGCATGCCGTCGCGGCCATGCGCGCGCGCGTACGTGGTGAGGTGAAGACGTCAAGTGGAACACCGGAACTCAAACTCTCCTCTCTGACTCTGTTGGCGCGTCGCAACTTGCTGCAAGTCGATGtggtccgtccgtccgtccgtccgtggGTGAATTATAGGGGCGGCAAGATACGGGATGGGGGCCGGGACTCGTGGCCAGCTGCTGCTGTCACGACTCATGATAATGCTATCGCCTTAGGCTACCGTGTTGGGCCGCGAGACGCAGATACGTACTGCTTTGCTGCGGCCCCGGCATCATGGTGCGGTCTCATTCTCAACGGCTCCCGTTCGCATGTATTTTCGGCTGCACAATCGTGCGGCACCCGTAGATGATTGATCGGTAGCCGCATCACGCAAGTGTAGGAGGTATGGGCATGATACCGGTCCTCCGGCGGCCCCTCGTTTCTAGCGGCGCAAGCAACATCTGGTGTAGTAGTGTACCCAGGTTGCTTTTCAACAGCTGTCCTGAAATACTACATTCCCTTTATCTATTTTGATGATTAATATTTCCGGACGGGCaggttttttcggacggagggagtgtaGTATTTCCTGGATCATGGATGCCAGATTTCGCTCTAGCTTACCTAACTTCAGGTTTAGCTCCTCATCTTAAGGCTCCAACTGCTGACTACGGTTTATCGCCAAAAAATGAACGGTtggctaatttatttattttttttgaaatgaaAGGGGTTTCCCCCGCCCCAAATTTTTATTAAGCCAAGGCAGAAAGTATCAAATTTACAAGGCCTCGGCGCAAGCCAAAAGTAGCTGCAGCAGAATTATAAAGCTTGCAAGTTTTTTCACCTACGGATACATACATGAGGGGAATACTCGATTAGATGAACATGTAAGAACACAAAATAAGAAGAGCATGCCCCCATGCACTCGAAGCTAGACCCAGGCGATTCTAAGAAATCCCCCTCACCGATGATCGAGCAGACTTAAACACCGGACAAGAAGAGGGCCGCGGCGCCTCGGCTTCAGGCCAGGCCAACACGACTACGGCGGCAGGCGCGGTAGGACGTCCTGCCCAGGGCGGTGGTGGAGGACGGGGTGCTTCAATCCCTCCCAGGCCGACGGCAACGGGACCGGTGGCATCCGCTACACTGCCTCGCGCCGGGACTGCTCGAGGCACCCAGCCTACCGAGCGTCAGGGACCGTCGCTTCCAAGCACCAGCCGGATGACATGGCGCAGCCACCGGCAGCCAAGGCACTGGCCCTAGGAAGGGGTCGTGGCGGGCAAGGGCATGACGGATACACTGGTTACAGCAGAGATTCTCAGAACTACAACCGCTACAGTCAGTGGGGAGATGACGGATATGATGCTTATGGTGAGGGGCTGCATCGTGGATCTTCCTCCAGTGGTGGCCGTGGTTACAACCGGTATAATCCTGATAACACTGGACATTTTCAAGGGCCACCTGGTAATTTTGTGGAAGGTGCCGTCGGACCGAATGATCGCTTCCGAGGTGGTTATCGTCGCGGTGGGAGAGGGAGACGACCTCCACCACCTCGTCAATACCCACCACCACCATTGCCGGTTGCGGAGATGCCTTCGGAGGAGCTTGAGCATGCAGCTGGGGGGGGTGGGAGACACACCCACGTTACCCGCGGTGGCACTAGACACGGTTCGGGCTCTCGCAGCAGTGAATGTTCCGGTGAATACAGGAGGTGTTAAGCCTAAGTATGGTACGTCTGATAAAGGGCCGGATAAAGCGGAGGGCGAAAAGCTCTCTAAATGGGCAATTAAAAATAAAAAGTTGCCCTGTTATAGATGTGGTGAACCGGGTCATTTTGTAGCAGAGTGTACAAATGAGCTTTGTGTTTACTGCCTCCGTTCCCAGCATGTGACCGGGGAATGCCCTCTCCTTTCCGGTCCTAAGCCTGGCATTAATATATTTGGGGTCTGCTGTAaggagttgatgttctttgagacCCCGGAGGTGGATCCTTTACCACAGATGATTGAGAGTTCCTTCCCGGCAGTCATCAGAGTCACTAATGGACAGTTGACCGAGGCGTAGATCGTCAGACAACTACATGAGCTTGTGTCGGGTAATTATCAGTGGCACCTGGAGAAGTTAGAAGGTCAGTCTTATAAGGTTGACTTTCCCACTAAAGAGGATCAGGTGCATGTTCTTAAGTGGGGTTTATGCAGAGTTACGAGCACAAACATTCTTATCGCTTTCGATGAGTGGAAGCAGGAGGATCCCGAGGGTACACCTTTGGAGAAGGTGTGGGTTCGTTTTTTTGGGGTGCCACCTAAATATGTAAAACATTTTTTGATTGCTTGGAGTTTGGGTGGTTTGATTGGTAAGTCAGAAAAGGTGGATATGCCTTTCACTCGTGCACAAAACGCGGCGAGGCTTTTGGTCAGTGTTGTGAGCGTTGAGCGCATACCAGATGTAGTCAGATGGACACATGCTGGAGTTA encodes the following:
- the LOC123102061 gene encoding N-carbamoylputrescine amidase, which gives rise to MAGAGRKVAVAAVQFACTDTVADNVAAAERLIREAHKKGANIVLIQELFEGHYFCQAQRMDFFGRAKPYKENPTIMRMQKLAKELDVVIPVSFFEEAGNAHYNSVAIIDADGTDLGLYRKSHIPDGPGYQEKFYFNPGDTGFKAFKTKYATIGVGICWDQWFPETARAMVLQGAEILFYPTAIGSEPQDMNLDSREHWKRVMQGHAGANLVPLVASNRIGKETVETEHGNSTIKFYGNSFIAGPTGEIVKLANDKDEEVLVAEFDLDEIKSTRHGWGIFRDRRPDLYKVLLTLDGKTSSS
- the LOC123102060 gene encoding putative disease resistance protein RGA3 gives rise to the protein MAEALLLPAVRITAGKAADALVQGVAGMWGVDADRRKLERQLLAVQCKLADAELKSGVNPAVRRWIKDLRTAAYQADDVLDDFHHEALRREARIGESAARKVLGYFTLPHNPLLFRLAMSWRLNSVLKKIDLLVAEMNSFGLENHAEAPHAVLCRQTHSAIDDPAQIFGRDLDKEAVVNLLLGQQDHQKVQVLPVFGMGGLGKTTLAKMVYNDPKVQQHFQLLMWHCASDSFETAALVKSIIELATRGRCDIPDTVELLRGRLQEVIGWKRFLLVLDDVWNEEQRKWEDSLKSALCSVGGSGSVIIVTTRSPRAASIMGTLQTHELAHLSEQHSWELFSKKAFKGNVREQAELMSIGKRIVSKCKGHPLALSAMGGLMCSKGRAWEWEAIAESNIGDSVAGKQEIISILKLSYQHLSSEMKQCFAFCAVFSKNSEMEKSMLIQLWMANGFIQEEGMMDLEQKGEFVFNELVWRSFLQDVEVKPFDGPASRHGLVGCGMHDLMHDLAKHVTGECATMQELIQKKAYVEDVFHMKISSDELEQSNGLLKNKESLRTLLAPSSSHKDLSKLRLTSLRALCCRGLHIRQPIKTKHLRYLDLSHSEIVTLPDSVCMLYNLQSLRLNHCHKLRYLPEGIRSMKKLHHLYLFECDKLERMPPKISQLSNLHTLTSFVVGTGDGCGIDQLKDLKYLSHRLELYNLIKIESVVDAKEAKLYQKKNLTELSLCWGRRKYHGPQDDVGNMEQVLEALAPHSEIKVLEIHGYGGTKFSSWMMHSQMCQCLRKLIIFNCPKCKHLPSAPLLVSLEYLSLGYMDSLTMICKETDVEVEGCNASRQIFPKLKRMFLENLPELERWTENSTAGEPPHSLVMFPLLEELSMYACPKVASVPSSPVIEKLRIMECYSLPISSIAHLTTLSELEFGGELIRSASMPLGSWLSLVKLSVSSLGDMMLPPGDQQSHRPLETLRSMWLSGPNCFETTSTLSKSHLLRLWECFAFVEELCISGCDELVHWPTEELRNLARLRFLRISFCVKLKGKGSPSDEILPPPQLEMLSIHNCSSLRYIPEVAASLDELVIGECTCLIALPSNLSKLRVLRIQGCSGLKTLPDGLTSLEQLTIERCTGIEKFPQDLLQRLPALKSLKIVGCPNLQRHCRQGGEYFHLISSIPHKDIPAAETESGRMNQTFLKRLMPSC
- the LOC123102062 gene encoding protein FAF-like, chloroplastic; the protein is MAATACAHGYDGGLVPPAPAQAMGPFDDGGHHRPVIHDHYPIIHGLVMPPPPPPPPPPPPSFHLHSGHASSKAAASRHPGLCTEGLGSESSESSGDLDLGDIVADDDIQDCKQGDQELGALMPARKRVFPPPISVIGAAGKPWQYLRAQRGGGRLVLREVRIPSRELLHACREDGRLKLHFAHPEPEPEPEPEEENNTI